Proteins from one Chlorogloeopsis sp. ULAP01 genomic window:
- a CDS encoding GNAT family N-acetyltransferase, with protein MNQYRFRQSFAVDPRLSDRLFKLLEIAFPGVKDAAVRIRKLGAPWEDASTPFIRFHDELAITHVGVLEIPMRLMGKDVVVGGIHGVCTHPQFRRRGYYREVMEEVLNYCDRRYQTLVLTTSQPELYKPFGFRWIEEHIFISKCDSKGGIDGFRLLNTSDHDDIKLLHRLLEARQPVSNILGIVNEKAIFCYQEGNNPLYYAQDLDLIAAMKIEGNKIKLFDVVGTQICTLEAILKRVPQPINEVEIYFCPERLDADVQALPHLLDGDSFLMVRGAFPLETEKFMLPHAARC; from the coding sequence ATGAATCAGTATCGCTTCCGGCAGTCATTTGCTGTAGATCCGAGATTAAGCGATCGCCTCTTTAAATTGCTAGAGATTGCTTTCCCTGGGGTTAAGGATGCAGCAGTACGCATTCGGAAGTTGGGTGCTCCTTGGGAAGATGCTTCTACCCCGTTTATTCGCTTCCACGATGAGTTAGCTATTACCCATGTGGGGGTTCTGGAGATTCCGATGCGACTGATGGGAAAAGATGTGGTTGTAGGAGGAATTCACGGTGTATGCACCCATCCCCAATTTCGACGGCGTGGCTACTACCGGGAAGTGATGGAAGAGGTACTGAACTACTGCGATCGCCGCTATCAAACCTTGGTATTAACTACATCCCAACCCGAATTATATAAACCTTTTGGCTTTCGCTGGATCGAAGAACATATTTTTATCAGCAAGTGTGATTCAAAAGGTGGCATTGATGGCTTTCGATTGCTAAATACTAGCGATCACGATGATATAAAATTGCTACACAGACTTTTGGAAGCACGTCAGCCAGTATCTAACATTTTGGGAATAGTAAATGAGAAAGCAATATTCTGCTACCAGGAAGGCAACAATCCCCTGTATTATGCCCAGGATTTAGATTTGATTGCGGCGATGAAGATAGAAGGTAATAAAATCAAGCTTTTTGATGTGGTAGGAACGCAAATATGTACTTTGGAAGCTATTCTCAAACGAGTACCGCAACCAATTAACGAAGTTGAAATTTATTTCTGCCCGGAACGCTTAGATGCTGATGTACAAGCACTTCCTCACCTACTTGACGGCGATTCTTTTTTGATGGTTCGCGGTGCTTTCCCCCTAGAAACAGAGAAGTTTATGTTACCCCATGCCGCTCGCTGTTGA
- a CDS encoding LD-carboxypeptidase produces the protein MTIKRRKIVKFLGLGALYSQIPVYTAQGKLYSHTLVKPPRLQVGDTVGLISPAGIVEPQDIENAKQVLLTLGLKVKLGAHILDSYGYLAGKDINRAQDVNNMFRDRSVKAIITMRGGWGCNRILPLINYSLIRSHPKIFMGYSDITSLLLAIYACSRLITFHGPVATSTWNQFTVDYIKRILFNAEIVTMTNTLTTEISRKTVTSGKARGKLVGGNLSVLSAMLGSSYLPSWQNSILFVEDIGEDIYRIDRMLTQLKNAGILNQIVGFVFGKCTNCSLGDQPSLTLAQILKDHIQPLGIPAWYGSMIGHIKDKFTIPLGVDVEIDADNGTLRMLEAAVR, from the coding sequence ATGACCATCAAGCGCCGAAAAATTGTCAAATTCTTGGGTTTAGGTGCTCTATATTCTCAAATTCCTGTATATACTGCTCAAGGTAAATTATATTCACATACATTAGTTAAGCCACCACGTTTACAAGTAGGCGACACAGTAGGATTAATCAGCCCTGCTGGTATAGTTGAACCACAAGACATCGAAAACGCAAAACAAGTATTATTGACTTTAGGATTAAAGGTGAAGCTAGGGGCGCATATTTTAGATAGTTACGGTTATTTAGCAGGCAAAGATATTAACCGTGCTCAAGATGTTAATAATATGTTTCGCGATCGCTCGGTAAAAGCCATTATTACTATGCGCGGTGGTTGGGGATGCAATCGAATTTTACCCCTAATTAACTATTCCCTAATTCGCTCCCATCCAAAAATTTTTATGGGTTACAGCGATATTACTTCCCTTTTATTAGCAATATATGCTTGCAGTCGGTTAATTACTTTTCACGGCCCTGTTGCTACATCTACTTGGAATCAGTTTACCGTGGATTATATTAAGCGCATTCTTTTTAATGCGGAAATAGTGACAATGACAAATACCCTCACCACCGAAATTAGCCGCAAAACAGTTACCTCTGGCAAGGCTAGGGGTAAATTAGTTGGTGGTAATTTGTCGGTACTCTCGGCGATGCTGGGATCTTCATATCTTCCCTCATGGCAGAATAGTATCTTATTTGTGGAAGATATAGGCGAGGATATTTACCGCATTGATCGAATGCTCACTCAGTTAAAAAATGCGGGTATTCTCAACCAAATCGTTGGTTTTGTGTTTGGAAAATGTACCAATTGTAGTCTTGGTGATCAACCATCGCTGACTTTAGCCCAAATATTAAAGGATCACATCCAGCCCTTGGGTATTCCTGCTTGGTATGGTTCGATGATTGGTCATATTAAGGATAAATTTACTATACCTCTAGGTGTTGATGTAGAAATAGATGCCGACAATGGAACACTACGAATGCTAGAAGCTGCGGTTCGATAA
- a CDS encoding polyphosphate kinase 2 family protein: MNDINHNHLIVKPGSKILLKDYDPKYTGNFQSKVDAQGKLEAGVQQLRKYQDVLYAQNTYALLIIFQAMDAAGKDSTIKHVMSGVNPQGCQVFSFKAPSAEELDHDYLWRSAKSLPERGRIGIFNRSYYEEVLIVRVHPELLQKQQLPESFKGNYIWKQRFEEINNFEKYLVNNGIIVIKFFLNVSKTEQKKRFLDRIELPEKNWKFSISDVQERAHWDDYMEVYEDVFNHTSTDWAPWYIIPADRKWFMRLAVSEIICSKLKDLNLKYPTVSDEHKQQLLQAKAILERED; the protein is encoded by the coding sequence ATGAATGATATCAACCACAACCATTTAATTGTTAAACCTGGTTCTAAAATTTTATTAAAAGATTATGACCCTAAATATACGGGTAATTTCCAAAGTAAGGTTGATGCACAAGGCAAATTAGAAGCAGGCGTTCAGCAACTAAGAAAATATCAAGACGTTCTGTATGCTCAAAATACTTATGCTTTGTTAATTATATTTCAGGCAATGGATGCCGCTGGTAAAGATAGTACGATTAAGCATGTGATGTCTGGTGTCAATCCGCAAGGCTGTCAGGTATTTAGCTTTAAAGCACCAAGTGCAGAAGAGTTAGATCATGATTATTTGTGGCGATCAGCCAAATCATTGCCAGAAAGAGGACGAATTGGTATTTTCAATCGTTCATACTATGAAGAAGTTTTGATAGTTCGTGTTCATCCTGAACTCCTACAAAAGCAACAATTACCTGAATCCTTCAAGGGAAACTATATTTGGAAGCAACGATTCGAGGAAATTAACAATTTTGAAAAATATTTAGTAAATAATGGCATTATAGTTATTAAATTTTTTTTAAATGTTTCTAAAACAGAACAAAAGAAACGTTTTTTAGACCGAATTGAATTGCCAGAAAAAAATTGGAAGTTCTCAATCAGTGATGTTCAAGAACGTGCTCACTGGGATGATTATATGGAAGTTTATGAAGATGTTTTCAATCATACCAGCACAGATTGGGCTCCTTGGTATATTATTCCTGCCGATCGCAAATGGTTCATGCGTCTTGCTGTATCTGAAATTATCTGCTCAAAATTAAAAGACCTTAATCTAAAATATCCGACGGTAAGCGATGAACACAAACAGCAACTTTTGCAGGCAAAAGCAATATTAGAACGAGAAGATTAA
- a CDS encoding DUF2949 domain-containing protein produces the protein MEASKLAKFLSFLQEDLAIPADDLQLALRHPEQNPNLLPIILWQYGLVTLNQLDLIFDWLQGNG, from the coding sequence ATGGAAGCAAGTAAACTTGCAAAATTCCTTAGTTTTTTGCAAGAAGATTTAGCGATTCCAGCAGATGATCTGCAATTAGCATTGCGGCATCCTGAACAAAATCCAAATTTGTTACCAATAATTCTGTGGCAATATGGGTTGGTAACGTTGAACCAGCTAGACTTGATTTTTGACTGGTTGCAGGGGAATGGTTGA
- a CDS encoding Lin0512 family protein → MARKRLIIEMGMGVDQHGQDPTVAAARAVRNAIANNALPGVWEVAGLSDPNNMIVEVEVAVPYPEQVKNEEVLAVLPFGHKYLNVKLGGMVVQGRAIAELKDKNDEMLIAVAAVTVLVENEWLKQ, encoded by the coding sequence ATGGCGCGTAAACGCTTAATTATAGAGATGGGGATGGGAGTAGATCAACACGGACAAGATCCAACAGTAGCAGCAGCAAGGGCAGTAAGAAACGCCATTGCTAACAATGCCTTGCCTGGTGTTTGGGAAGTAGCTGGCTTAAGCGATCCAAATAACATGATTGTGGAAGTGGAGGTTGCAGTACCATACCCAGAGCAAGTAAAAAATGAAGAAGTACTTGCTGTACTACCTTTTGGGCATAAATATTTGAATGTGAAACTTGGGGGAATGGTTGTGCAAGGAAGAGCAATTGCAGAACTTAAGGATAAAAATGACGAAATGTTGATAGCTGTCGCTGCTGTTACAGTTTTGGTTGAAAATGAATGGCTGAAACAGTGA
- a CDS encoding peroxiredoxin has translation MISRRHFLSILFVSCFALISWLNFVPTASALGGKLPPLNQPAPLFTLPTNSGDGEISLEDFRGKWLVVYFYPKDFTPGCTIEARRFQQDLPKYLEKNAQIIGVSADDVNSHAEFCDSEGLVFPLLADTTGAVSKSYGSWMSFVSMRHTFIIDPQGVLRETFVKVNPAIHSQEVLSRLEELQKTTAKGIGV, from the coding sequence ATGATTTCTCGCCGCCATTTTTTAAGCATATTATTCGTTAGTTGTTTTGCTCTCATCAGTTGGTTGAATTTTGTCCCAACAGCTAGTGCATTGGGTGGTAAATTACCCCCTCTTAATCAACCTGCACCGTTATTTACTTTGCCGACAAACTCTGGCGATGGTGAAATTTCTCTTGAAGATTTTCGTGGTAAGTGGTTAGTTGTGTACTTTTATCCGAAAGACTTCACCCCTGGTTGCACAATAGAAGCACGTCGCTTTCAGCAAGACTTGCCTAAATATCTCGAAAAAAATGCCCAAATCATTGGTGTGAGTGCCGATGATGTAAATTCTCATGCCGAATTTTGTGATTCAGAGGGATTAGTATTTCCACTATTGGCAGATACAACGGGTGCAGTAAGTAAATCCTACGGTTCTTGGATGAGCTTTGTCTCGATGCGTCACACATTTATCATCGATCCGCAGGGTGTTCTGCGCGAGACTTTTGTCAAAGTCAATCCAGCTATCCACAGTCAAGAAGTCTTATCTCGGTTAGAGGAATTGCAAAAAACTACTGCTAAGGGTATAGGGGTATAG
- a CDS encoding replication restart DNA helicase PriA, giving the protein MQIVQSIYCPNCGSKGERYYIFDRQLTRTQCQSCDYLMVCCTRTGKVIEAYAPGIYAR; this is encoded by the coding sequence ATGCAGATAGTACAAAGTATTTACTGCCCCAATTGCGGTAGTAAAGGAGAAAGATATTATATTTTTGATAGGCAATTAACAAGAACTCAATGCCAAAGTTGTGACTACTTAATGGTATGTTGCACGCGTACTGGTAAAGTTATTGAAGCTTATGCCCCTGGAATTTATGCTCGTTGA
- a CDS encoding nuclear transport factor 2 family protein: protein MTEEAIESVVSSYFANIAAMNAEGWVDNFAEDAVSYDPVGEPPTKVHEGFRALIGQLQAVFEKLEPTTEHIFIAGNEAAVKWTMQGISKSNKSVTFEGITVFEMNEAGKIQTTRAYWNPAAMVAQLRS from the coding sequence ATGACAGAAGAAGCAATAGAAAGCGTTGTTTCTAGCTACTTTGCCAACATTGCTGCAATGAACGCCGAAGGTTGGGTGGACAATTTTGCAGAAGATGCTGTTAGTTACGATCCCGTTGGAGAGCCACCGACAAAAGTTCATGAGGGATTTCGTGCTTTGATCGGGCAGTTGCAAGCAGTGTTTGAGAAACTAGAACCCACTACAGAGCATATTTTTATTGCAGGCAATGAAGCAGCCGTAAAATGGACTATGCAGGGCATCAGCAAGAGTAACAAGTCAGTGACATTTGAGGGAATCACAGTTTTTGAGATGAATGAGGCTGGCAAAATTCAAACCACTCGTGCTTATTGGAATCCAGCAGCGATGGTAGCGCAACTGCGTTCTTGA
- a CDS encoding NAD(P)/FAD-dependent oxidoreductase, which yields MNSEKLFATNTTQSSKDNVLIVGGGPAGLATALMLAKRGWKNITVLEKRPSADYYELDKSFSYQIDGRGQKFTDFLDLTQQLSTISVPSTEFYLTTIKPNGSRKTFKLPIVDSKRKTAYWLPRRAFLLLLYQEIERNWQNYIKVLFNTSCLQINKIAINNAEEKLEIIVKQENGSIVRYEPNLLVGCDGLNSIVRNTLKEWDNQSSSDRFEMKLFPSPSSGLRYKVLSLPPNLPLDHSGEEHAVSTMAYAIRGAFKGRKRSVSLGLLPLKNPDELRTANIITYPDHQIWELKNSEQLYDFLEPAFPQLPIHQIVSPQEADRFAQSEGGSFPIPQYCSGLHFLLKTNQSCATGIVLLGDAIHCFPPDIGQGVNSALEDVCVLNEALSRSNDDILQALPLYESLRLPDVKALVRLAQTAFPWQYNQDPLRRNLWSVNFFLRLLLSRLLPFVFSSPAFLLIQNQQLSYQQIWAMAQRTTQILYLLGLIFILGYLAVVLKLAEI from the coding sequence ATGAATTCTGAAAAATTATTTGCAACCAATACAACTCAATCTTCTAAAGATAACGTATTAATTGTAGGAGGAGGGCCAGCAGGTCTTGCCACTGCATTAATGCTAGCCAAACGCGGCTGGAAAAATATTACAGTTTTAGAAAAACGTCCTAGTGCTGACTATTATGAACTAGATAAATCATTCAGTTATCAAATTGATGGACGTGGTCAAAAATTCACCGATTTTTTAGATTTAACCCAACAACTATCAACAATTAGCGTTCCAAGTACAGAATTTTATTTAACAACAATTAAACCAAATGGTAGCCGCAAAACCTTCAAGTTACCTATCGTAGATTCAAAACGCAAAACTGCTTACTGGTTACCAAGAAGAGCATTTCTTCTATTGTTGTACCAAGAAATTGAACGGAATTGGCAAAACTACATCAAAGTACTTTTCAACACAAGCTGTCTCCAGATTAATAAAATAGCTATAAATAACGCAGAAGAAAAGCTTGAGATTATTGTCAAACAAGAAAATGGCAGTATTGTGAGATATGAACCCAATCTTCTAGTGGGTTGTGATGGTCTTAATTCTATTGTTCGTAATACCTTAAAAGAGTGGGATAACCAATCTAGTTCAGACAGATTTGAAATGAAGCTTTTTCCTTCACCTAGTTCAGGCTTGAGGTATAAAGTTTTAAGCTTACCGCCAAATTTACCTCTTGATCACAGTGGAGAAGAACACGCTGTATCGACAATGGCTTATGCGATTCGTGGGGCTTTTAAAGGGCGCAAGCGTTCTGTCTCCCTTGGTTTGTTACCGCTCAAAAACCCAGATGAACTTAGGACTGCAAATATCATTACATACCCAGACCACCAAATCTGGGAATTAAAAAACAGCGAGCAGTTATATGACTTTTTAGAGCCAGCCTTCCCCCAATTACCTATACATCAAATAGTCTCACCTCAAGAAGCGGATAGATTTGCCCAAAGTGAAGGCGGTTCTTTTCCCATTCCCCAATACTGTTCTGGATTGCACTTCCTATTAAAAACCAATCAATCTTGTGCAACTGGGATAGTACTTTTAGGAGATGCGATTCATTGCTTTCCTCCAGATATTGGGCAAGGGGTGAATTCGGCATTGGAAGATGTATGTGTCCTTAACGAGGCACTATCGAGAAGCAATGATGATATTTTACAGGCTCTGCCTCTTTATGAATCCTTAAGATTGCCTGATGTCAAAGCTTTGGTACGTCTTGCCCAAACTGCCTTTCCGTGGCAGTATAACCAAGATCCTCTGCGCAGAAACTTATGGAGTGTCAACTTTTTTCTCCGACTTTTACTCAGTCGTTTACTACCTTTTGTATTTAGCTCTCCAGCTTTCCTTCTCATCCAGAACCAGCAACTTTCTTATCAGCAAATCTGGGCTATGGCTCAACGCACAACCCAAATTTTGTATTTACTCGGTTTGATATTCATTCTTGGATATTTAGCTGTAGTTTTGAAATTAGCAGAGATTTAA
- the rlmN gene encoding 23S rRNA (adenine(2503)-C(2))-methyltransferase RlmN, protein MSATPLLPGVNSPTNKKLDTASGELTLSLLGASLAELTAWVQQKGQPAYRGKQLHEWIYHKGVRSLADISVFPKQWRAEVAEISIGRSTIHYRSVAPDGTVKYLLQLADGYIIETVGIPTYRSRGEGETQRRGEVEKFPDPKSLERLTVCVSTQVGCPMGCDFCATGKGGYKRNLARHEIIDQVLTVQEDFQQRVSHIVFMGMGEPLLNSDHVLGAIKSLNQDVGIGQRCMTVSTVGISDHIRKFAQHKLQVTLAVSLHAPNQALREKLIPSARAYQIEDLLAECREYVEITGRRVTFEYVLLADVNDFPEDAVELAQRLRRFQSHVNLIPYNPISEVDYKRPTPSRIQTFVKVLKQHHIAVSVRYSRGLEADAACGQLRASKQ, encoded by the coding sequence ATGTCTGCTACGCCTCTTTTACCTGGGGTTAACTCTCCTACCAATAAAAAACTAGATACGGCATCAGGAGAATTAACTCTTTCTCTACTGGGTGCTTCGCTTGCCGAGTTAACCGCTTGGGTGCAACAAAAAGGACAACCTGCTTACAGAGGAAAGCAGTTACATGAATGGATCTATCATAAAGGCGTGCGATCGCTTGCTGATATCTCTGTATTCCCTAAACAATGGCGGGCAGAGGTTGCAGAAATTTCAATTGGGCGCTCTACAATCCATTACCGCTCCGTTGCTCCCGATGGCACTGTTAAGTATCTTTTGCAACTAGCAGACGGATATATCATTGAAACAGTCGGTATCCCAACTTATCGAAGCAGGGGAGAGGGGGAGACGCAAAGACGGGGGGAAGTGGAGAAATTCCCAGATCCAAAATCCCTAGAACGGTTGACAGTTTGCGTCTCAACTCAAGTCGGTTGTCCGATGGGATGTGATTTCTGTGCGACTGGTAAAGGTGGCTATAAGCGCAATTTGGCACGGCACGAAATTATCGATCAGGTATTAACTGTTCAGGAAGATTTTCAGCAGCGAGTGAGTCATATCGTATTTATGGGTATGGGTGAACCACTGTTAAATTCAGATCATGTTTTAGGAGCGATTAAATCTCTCAATCAAGATGTGGGTATTGGGCAGCGCTGCATGACTGTCTCTACAGTGGGAATAAGCGATCACATTCGTAAATTTGCCCAGCACAAATTACAAGTTACCCTCGCAGTCAGTCTCCACGCTCCTAACCAAGCACTACGAGAAAAACTCATTCCTAGCGCCCGTGCCTATCAAATTGAAGATTTGCTAGCTGAATGTCGCGAGTATGTGGAAATTACTGGACGACGTGTAACTTTTGAATATGTTCTTCTTGCGGATGTTAACGACTTTCCAGAGGATGCTGTTGAATTAGCACAAAGACTACGGCGATTTCAAAGTCATGTTAATTTAATACCATATAATCCTATATCTGAAGTAGACTACAAACGTCCGACTCCTAGTCGCATTCAAACTTTTGTCAAAGTTCTCAAACAGCATCATATTGCTGTGAGCGTGCGCTACTCTCGTGGTTTAGAAGCAGATGCTGCTTGCGGACAACTACGAGCAAGTAAGCAGTAG
- a CDS encoding ATP-dependent 6-phosphofructokinase, with translation MKTKKRVGILTSGGDCPGLNTAIRAVVSHATLTYDWEVVGIPYATTGLLEKKTVPLSMHGLDLHGIDPLLCIGGTILGSINKGDTLAHVNEILAGYQALELDALIGIGGDGSLAILKELQSKGDWQFIAIPKTIDNDVALTERVVGFDTAVNTIVDALNRLTFTAASHDRVMIVEVMGRTAGHLALQAGIAGGADIILIPEIPYSIQEICQHLAELRDRNWRRFAIIVVAEGIRIAEDSSLQPACEKPTCGMGQYIADEIRRCSTYPVDVRVSVLGHIQRGGIPSASDRLIATAFGKAAVDLIISGHTGLMVSWQNGRVVPVSLDLVLAKSPLLVDPNSFLVETARCLGVYVGK, from the coding sequence ATGAAAACAAAAAAACGTGTTGGTATTCTTACCAGTGGCGGCGACTGCCCCGGATTAAACACCGCAATTAGAGCTGTTGTTAGTCATGCCACCCTGACTTATGATTGGGAAGTGGTGGGCATTCCCTACGCCACAACGGGACTTTTGGAGAAAAAAACAGTTCCTCTATCGATGCATGGTTTAGATTTACACGGTATCGATCCTTTACTGTGCATAGGCGGAACAATTCTCGGCAGCATCAATAAAGGAGATACCCTGGCTCATGTTAATGAAATTCTAGCTGGTTATCAGGCTTTAGAACTGGATGCCTTGATTGGTATTGGTGGAGACGGTAGTTTAGCAATTCTTAAAGAGCTACAATCTAAAGGCGATTGGCAGTTTATTGCCATCCCAAAAACTATTGATAATGATGTGGCATTGACAGAAAGAGTAGTTGGATTTGATACTGCTGTGAATACAATTGTTGATGCCCTAAATCGTTTGACTTTTACTGCTGCTAGTCACGATCGCGTTATGATTGTAGAAGTAATGGGGCGTACTGCTGGACACTTGGCGCTACAGGCAGGAATTGCAGGTGGAGCAGATATCATCCTGATTCCGGAAATTCCTTACTCAATTCAAGAAATTTGCCAGCATCTTGCAGAATTACGCGATCGCAACTGGCGTCGATTTGCAATTATTGTCGTAGCAGAAGGCATTCGCATCGCTGAAGATTCATCTTTGCAACCAGCCTGTGAAAAGCCAACTTGTGGGATGGGGCAGTATATCGCTGATGAAATTCGGCGTTGCAGCACTTATCCTGTAGACGTTCGAGTTTCAGTATTAGGGCATATCCAACGCGGTGGTATTCCCTCTGCTAGCGATCGCTTGATAGCTACAGCTTTTGGTAAAGCTGCTGTAGATTTGATTATCAGCGGACACACTGGTTTAATGGTATCTTGGCAGAATGGGAGAGTAGTGCCAGTTTCTTTGGATTTGGTTTTAGCAAAAAGTCCTTTACTGGTAGATCCCAATAGTTTTTTAGTAGAAACTGCCCGTTGTTTGGGTGTTTATGTGGGCAAATGA
- a CDS encoding phosphonate ABC transporter ATP-binding protein, whose product MNLPAPIFELKNVTQKFNQVPCLIDINLQIYPGERVALVGSSGAGKSTLISLLNGTLQPTQGEVWAFGRNLARTRPKSLRQVQRQIGTIYQQFHLVDNLRVIHNINAGNLGRWSFLKAAISLVYPLEVETAAKALMQVGIPEKLYERTDRLSGGQRQRVAIARVLVQNPVVIVADEPISNLDPERSREIMNLLSNISQQTGKTLLTSIHAIEYARSHFQRIIGLRQGRILFDAPTEEASMKMVEELYRIEPQRR is encoded by the coding sequence ATGAACCTACCTGCACCAATTTTTGAACTCAAAAACGTCACCCAAAAATTTAATCAAGTTCCATGTCTGATTGATATCAACTTGCAAATTTACCCTGGTGAGAGAGTTGCCCTTGTTGGTTCTAGTGGTGCAGGTAAAAGTACGTTAATTAGCTTACTCAATGGTACACTACAACCTACACAAGGGGAAGTATGGGCATTTGGCCGCAATTTGGCACGCACGCGCCCTAAGTCACTGCGGCAAGTACAACGACAAATTGGTACAATTTATCAGCAATTTCATCTAGTAGATAACCTACGAGTAATTCACAATATTAATGCTGGCAATTTAGGGCGATGGTCATTTTTGAAAGCAGCTATTTCTTTAGTTTATCCCTTAGAAGTGGAAACAGCAGCTAAAGCATTAATGCAGGTAGGAATTCCAGAAAAACTGTACGAGCGCACCGATCGCCTGTCTGGGGGACAACGACAAAGAGTAGCGATCGCCCGTGTTTTAGTACAAAATCCCGTTGTGATTGTTGCCGATGAACCAATCTCTAATCTTGATCCAGAACGCAGTCGGGAGATAATGAATCTGTTAAGCAATATCAGCCAACAAACAGGCAAAACATTGCTCACTAGCATACATGCAATCGAGTATGCCCGCAGTCACTTCCAGCGAATTATTGGTTTGCGCCAAGGCAGAATTCTATTTGATGCACCCACAGAGGAAGCATCAATGAAAATGGTGGAGGAGTTGTATAGGATTGAACCACAGAGGCGCTGA